Genomic DNA from Melospiza georgiana isolate bMelGeo1 chromosome 3, bMelGeo1.pri, whole genome shotgun sequence:
GGAGTGTGGGGTTTTAAATagtctatatatatatagtctGTATATAtggtgtgtatatatatatgtatacaaacatatatataaagtgtgtatatatatatatatatcaggtcaatatatattttaattacattaaactattatttcattatattaaactattaaattatattttaattatattcttTCTCCGtcagctttttttctcttaaattttCTCTCACTTTTAAATCTGATTTGCACAATGAAACAGCCTTACTCATGTTTTTGGCTAGCTCTGGAAATTAGATTATCAGTAAATAGTGGATCAGCTTTCTGAATTCTAAAATGTCCTGTCTGCATGAGCTCTGACCCCCACAGGTCAGACTGTGCCACACAGACCTTTTCACATCTTCTGCAGGTACTTCCTGGTGGGCCTCATCAAAAGCAATGATGTCTATGTGGGTTTCATCAGTGCTGCTCCTTGAATTTCTGTCAGACTCCTTGGGATAGATATTAAGCACGAATACATTCCATCTAAGTTTCTCTTCCAGGACCCTAGCATCatatgaagaaaacatttttaattagcTGGGCAATGACAGATTCTTTTACTCTGGAAATTAAATGAAGTAGTATTTAGTacaacacttggcagatattAATTGATACTAATAAAATGACCTTGGCAGGTATTTTGATTGAAGCATGTAAAAATGCAGGATTATTATCAGCCAAGGAATTAAGCTATTTGTCCAAAATTGTTGAGTGAGTGAGCAGTAGAGGGAAAATATCTATAGATTACTATAAACAGTAatggtggggaggagggaaattCAGTCTCATAATCCTTattgttttctcctctttttccagAGATTTCATGCTGGGTGGAACCAGTGGCCCAGTTAATTCTTCATTCTGGCAGcagtcagcaccagctgcttCCAAGAaagttttccatttcatttttacCAACAAGAACTGGTCTGTAATAACACCAACATCACAAACTCATTTTGCCCACATTCAGAGTGATTTCCCTTCATAAGCACAGGACTCAACCTTTCCAATTTAAATACATGTTTATATGTAGCCAAACAAAAGATCTTCCATCTTTGTTAACATGCCCAAAAGGCCAATtgtggttttaatttaatgGTGGGTTTGGTTTGTGCTGTCTGCCCTATGTCTCCACGTTTTTATCCTGCTATCCATGAAAACCTTTATCCTAGGCTGTTAAAAATGACACAAACCTTGAGGTGGGAAGAGACCACATGAAATTGTCTAGTCCAGTGACCTCTTTGAGACGTGTCAGCTTCAGAGTAAAAACTTACAAGGCAAAAATTGGTGGATTCCTGTGAACTTGCTCAAATTATTCTGAGCTCTGTCAGATTGAAGGCCTGGCTTTTCATGAGCACTGGCTGCAGGCTATCAGACCCCTATCCCAAACTCTGAATTTATCATTAGATATTATACCAGAATAAGCTTCACAGTTTCAAAAATACCTTTGTACTTCAAcactttttctttccacagCACTGATCTTCTGATTTAGCACCAGCATCACAACATTGCTGCTGGAACTGGAATCAACAGTTACCTAATAAAGAATCACAGATAAAATTTCCTAAAGCTTTTGTACCTCTCATAGATTgatcaaaaaaaaccccacaaagaCCCCCAAAGTAATTGTCCTCCCAAAGTCAGTTTTCATGCcaacatatttttatatgtcAGTGAAAATGGCAACCTCTTAATTCCTGTATGTAAATATTCATGTATCTGACAGGCCTATTGACACAGTTAAGAAGTAATTTTGTAGTTTTGCCATTACCAAAATTAGCCCTTCTTGTTTACAATTCTGACATGGAAGTAAATCAGGATTATACATAAAAATCTTCCTTACATTGACTGTTGTCTGGGCTGTGAGTCTTCTTGTGCCTTGGTCTGCAGCTTGGACTTGCAGATAAAACgttccagcttttcctgctaCAGAAACTGTGAAAATCTGCCCTGTGTTTTCATCGATGTCAAATTCATTGGTTTGGCCTCCCACTAAGGTGTACTGCAGACGTCCATTGTCTCCTGAGTCTGGATCTGTGGCCTGGGTTTAAAACAGGTGATTTGAGACACTCAGCCTGTGGCTTTTGGGCCGCACCTTGTTCTTCAAGCAGTAAACTCAGCTCTCAGGAGCAGCTTGAAGGCTCCTCTAACACAGTGGGGGAAACCCAGCTCTGCGCCAGGGTTTGTCCTTGTGGGGAGCACAGGAATACCGTACCTGGACTGTGGTGACAGGGTATTTGTAGGGCACAGCGCTGGGGATGCGGGCCCGGtaggaggggctggggaaggcGGGCTGCTCGTTCACGTCCTGCACGGAGATGGCCAGCATGGCCGCGTTGTCAGCAAACAGCCCTGGGGAAACACCAGTGAGAGCCTGCACCTCCTCAGGTCACATCAAACCTCACAGCCTAAAGGGAATCACAGCTCCTGTCTGCATTGCAAACACAAAACGTGTGTCCACTGCTCCCCTGGAATGTAATTTAAAGCGAGAAGTTACCTGAACGCTGCacttctgcagcagaggagaCTCTTGGGTTTGCTTGAATTAAAACCACATACTGAGAAACTTCCTCATAGTCCAAATTAACTGCTGTTCTCAGCTCACCACTTTCAGGATCCAGTCTGAAGTGACCTGAAAGGACAAGCACACACTTCTGCTGCGACAGCTGCCATTAGCTGCCCTTGGGATGTGTCcatggctgctctgctctgaacaAGGTGGAATTCAACACTTCCACTGGCCAGGCAGCAAAGGCATCACCACAGCTACCAGGGCTCCTACCCCACACCAAACAGCTCTTAAACGTGCCAAGGAGCAGTAAATGTGAACAAAGGATTTCACATGATTTCACAAATAAGGAGAATTGCAGCTCCTTCTGCACAgctccattttttaaaatgcatttccaagttttctctcagtttcTATGTAATTCCTTTGCTGTGGGCCAAATGgaacctgggcacagctgcaagAGGGCAGATGCCTTAACATAAATGCAAGGAAATGAAGGACTAAAAGTGATTGGCAGGGAGGAAGCTGCTTGTGAACCACACTTTCTATTTTAGCTCCCCCAGTCTCTAAATTATTCTTATCTCAAAATTTAAGAATAAAAGAAGCCATTTCTTAGCAAGTTACCACCCTTCCTAAAGCCAAAGATCAGCAAAGTCAATGCTGAAAAGccctgaaaaaaattatctgttttttaaaaactcctgtttttaaaaaagttttatcCATGCTCTCCATCTCCTCATTTATGCACAGTAGCACCTGTCATGCAAAAGACAGGTTATGATGTTCTCCTGGGTATTTTAACTTAAAATGGGGCTGGTACTCACCTCTTTCATTGCCAGATACAATAGTGTAGTCAATTGGTTTGCCTGAAGTTTCAGCCACAGCAAAaccataaataaaataatccactccagtgttttccaaaacaaaaatgctGATGCAGGAAATAAATGATGAACCATAATGTTAGATTTGCCAACAGTGGTTGCCCAGGCAGGCTTTgaaatttaactttttaaaagagaGTTCTCTGTGGAAAATCTTGCCCCCTCTCCCCAGTTTGCCAGATCTGCCCAACTTTCAGAATACAGTGCAAACCCTGGTTGGTTTTCCAGTCAGATTTTGGGTCATCCTTGAGTAAAACctaaggaaaaatgttttatagTGTTGAAGAGCAAAGAGACAAAGAGTCTGGCTTATAAAGCTGCAAAGTAGAGAAATAAAAGGCAATGCCCCAGCTCACATTCACAGAACCCCAAGCATAGCagaatttcctgtgttttgctttaacaaacccccaaaactgaTGTCCTTTCTTCTGCATGGAGAAATATGAAAGTGACCTTCAAGTTTGCTCTGTTTTGCACCCCCTGGGGAAGACATCCCAGTTATTTAAGTGAATGTGAAAGCCTCACCTGATCTCACTTTGGTTGAAGCGAGGAACAAAGGGACGGTTGTCAAACACGCTCAGAGTAACCACAGCAGTGCCATTTAAAGGGGGAGAGCCTTTGTCCTTTGCCATCACTGTCAAGTGCATCTCTCCAGACCTAGACAGGTTCCCAGTTGTAATTATCTTCCCCTCACTCAAATCCTCTATCAGGAAGAAGGGGCTCACGTCGGCGTCCGGGAGGATGTAATACTCAATGAGGCCATTGTGCCCCTGCcaggaaagaaacacaaaatcatGGAAATGGGAGTGTGTTTGGAAGGGTAGGATAAACACTGAAACAGAGATCCAAAAAACATCTGAATGTCTCTAGtggaattattttgaaaacactgttttgtttgtttttttttaagaatgaaaACCATGGTAGGATGcgtaaaaattaaaaagaaacacaaagcagaagaaaatacaCAATACATTGGTCATTTACACAGTAAAAAGATGGCAAAAAGTCTCTAATGAAAATAAGCTAGATGTGTAGAGGGGGACAGAGTAgtgagggtggcacagggaggaCAAGTGCCACTCTGCACAGCTGAAGGAGGAGTTTCACTGAGGTCTCAATGAAGATCTCCCACAGTTCAGTAATTTTCAAAGGCAATTGCACTTTTTATACAGAATCATTGAAAAGGCTGATTAAAAAAGGGCCGTTAGATTATTTGCAGCAATGTACCACAGCTGCAGCTATTCCAACCAAAATTATGCATGAAGAAATAGGAAGGCACCTGCTACACCTATTTTGTTGTCACTTGGAGATGTTTCATCttgtaaatgaaataattacTAGTGATGTTGTCATGGTGATGTGGTTGACTACTGGATATCCCTGCCAGTGCCTGGATCCTATTTGATGGGTGTAGTACAGATATATCaaacaaaattacatttaataacagtggggacagagaggaTCAGTTGGGGTGCCACACTTAGAGAAGTTTGGTGAGCAGACATTTCCTTGCTCAAAGGAGTTTGGTGAGCTCATATTTCCAGCTATATGATGTTTAGTTTTTACAGATTCTTCTACCTCAAAAGCTCAAATAACTTCAGAGACACTAAATGGCTTCAGTCCATGTGTACTTCTGAAGCACTGGTGTGTGCAGCTCTGTATAGGAAAGagtaaaattaaaggaaatagAGCTGAGGAAAcatgcccagagcagggagtaCATCAGTGTCAAGGCAGAGCCAGCTAAACTCCTCATTTCCAGTTCTCAGCAGTGAAGCAGGATTCCCTTTCTgcctggaggaggagcaggatgtgctgtgctgaggCTCAGGTCACAGAGGAATCTCTCACCTGGTCGCGGTCGGTGGCGCTCACGGTGAGGACAGGAGCCCCCACAGGATTCACCATGTTCATGGCAGCAGAGTAGGAGCTCTGGGCAAACACTGGGGCATTGTCATTCACATCCATCACTGCAACTCTGACATGGATGGCTGCCTAGGAAACAAAGGGGTGCCATGCATCTCAGAGTATTTAGAAACTCTTATTTAGCATTGTGTTTTCTTTACGTGCAACAAAAGTGATAAATCAGGCTTGGAAAAGGCCGCAGTAAAATATTGTCTGGGTTTAATTGGGTGAACTCAGCATCAGAGATCACTACAGGATTTtagcaggagaggcaggaattCAGTGTTGCAGTAGGATTCTCCTTGAAAGGTGTCTGAATGAATAAGAACAGGGCATGTTTAGGAGACCAACATGTCCTCCATGCAGTTAAGGAAACCACACATGCTCTGATTCTGTTAAAGAAGTGCCTAATaacttttcaaataaaagaaatacagCAGAACTAGAACAATCTGCTGAAAATACTTCCTCTCCCACAACAAGTTATCACATCACTTACAGTTCTAACAGCAGGAGACAACTCCAGCTCCCCAGAACAGGCCAGTCAGCAAACAATTCAGGGTCAATGCCTACCATGCATCATTTTGAATATTTCACATAATTAAAGTATACTACTACTCAGTGTGGTTAAAGGCTGTAGAAGTCTGACTCTAAACATGATGAGGTGACTCATTTATTCTACACAATAAATGGCTGGGATGGATCTCCCTCCCAGCAGTTCAAAATCCACTCTCAAGTGTTGCTGTTCATTACAGTAATGGTCTCTTACCTGATAGAAAGGGGCAGATTTATTGTTGACTGCAGTCACTGTGAGGTTGTATTTATTCATGGTTTCATAGTCTGGAGAGTTCTTTATCTTAATGATGCCCTGTATTGCAtctatttcaaatatattttctccCTCGCCTGAGACAGATTTAAACAAGCATCATCAATTAATACATCTTAGCAGCACATAATTAAATGCACTCTTAAATTATATGTTTACTTGTGCCATGAACTcatcaaaacaatttttaagtAACGTATGGATAATGTAGaagaagaacagaaatattttgagtGGATGGGCATTGGAAACATGAGCCAAGGTTTGAAAATTTTATGAGCATGAATTAGTAACATTCCAAACCAGGAGAAAGTGAACATTCTTGGCTTTGGTGGAAAGAGGTTAAGAAATAACATGGGTAATACTAATTACATTCATAATTGTACAGACAAAGTGCCAGTGCAGTGGCAGAATTGCTTGTTACCTGTGAGCTCATACAGAATGAAGGCATTGTCTCCTATGTCTCTGTCTGATGCTGTGATTTTTCCAACTATGAATCCCACAGGCACATTTTCCTGGACACTGAAGTCAGGCACTGGATCAAACACAGGTGGCCAGTCATTAATGTCAGTGATCTTTATCACAACTGTGCAGTAACCCCTCTTCTTCTCAGGGATCCCATCATCTTCAGCATACACCACAACCTGTAAGTTGCACAGTTTTGGTAGTGAGAGGTCACACAAAGAGGTTCTTGCATAAGGATTAAAAAAACCTTGGGAAATCTTAATCTTTGAAATATTCTTATGTAAAGTCCCATTCTGAATTCACCTCAAAATTATTATTGAAAACTTAAGGAGTATTTGGGTGAATAAAAAAGTCTTTTTGTGTAGAACCAACAAATTCACCAATATTTTTGCTTGAAGCAAAATAAGACAATAAAAAATATCCAACAGTGGCAACAACAAAAAGCAGATTAACTGAGAATCATATCTGCAAGATCTCAGCACAGGTTCAGGCATCAGACAGGGCTGAATACATGAGCTGTCATTGTGAAATTAGTTATTCATGTGCTGAAGTGTTTCCAAGGCAGGTGAACAATGAGCTGTGCTTGAATTTCATTCTAGTCAAAAGGCAGTGCCTTGTTTTAATAATGCCTCATGCCTTGAGATGCTCCCATTCTAAACCAATGCAGAAAATGCTCAAGCCTTGTCAAGCTAAACAAAAGCACAAGTGCTACCtgttttccaagagaaaaataaagatttaataTATCTAAAGCAAACCTGGTACTCTGTGGGTTCCTCTTCATAATCAAAGGGGGCAGTGGAATAAAGGATTCCAGTGGTTTCATTTATGCTGAATTTCAGTCCTTGTCCATTGAGAATGCCATACGTCAGGAAACCATTTCTGCCAGTGTCACTGTCCTGAGCTTTCAGCTGCACAATCTGAGTAGCAGGGGAATGCTGCAGGAAGAAGGATTGAGCATCTCAGAGACTGCTTTGCTGTAATTGCTTGAATTATGTAAAAGTAACAGGTACTGCATCCACTTACACTAGTatagacattttaaaatcaaaattatacAGCTTGATCCACACAGTAAGAGAGTCTCTTGCTTTCTCtaatttacagaaaataacTGTTTTCCTCCCCCCATATCTCTACATATAGCTGCAATTTTCAGGAAGCAATATTATTTCAAACAGCCCAAATGTTAACCTCAATATCTGATGTGCTGTTATTTCTGTGCAACAGCCCCTTCTCCCGTGAAACTCAATGGGTGTTCTCAACTCCAAAATCACATTTCTTTCTGAACACTAGTTGgctaataattattaaaataaacaatctaattttccttttaaacaatGTTCTTTGCACCAAGATTGACAGAAGGTATCAGTGTTTCTCTTGCAGGGCCATTTGAGACCTGATCTGAAGTTATTTGATCCAACAGGGTATCCAGCAATTCCCACTGTGTAAATATTTCACATGGAAATCAATTTTTTAAGGTCGGGGAGTGTGATTTTAGTTCTTCTCCATTAAACTCCCTGGGAACATTAAAATTATGTGTAATAAATTGAATCTCTAATTCAGTGGTAGAAACGGACTAGACTTCAAATCAGTTGTGGCTGCTAAAGACAATATGTGTGCATCAGCTGGGGATCTCAAAGGCAAGGTATGTGCTCTATAAAATATCAACATGATCAATgtgcttcttttttaaaaaaaaaaaaaagcaaccagcAGATTAAAGTGTGAAAAGTTTTGCTTCAAAATTGAAGAGTGAAATGTTGAGCAAGATGCTTTTACATATTTAAATGCTGTGGCTTCTTCTGTAGAGAACCACAGTGTCTGAAAATCTGACTGAGATCTGgcttgttctctgctgctgatcACTTGTGCCAGCAAAATCACAACAGACTGTACATGAGCAAGAGCAGAAATATTGTTAAATTAGAGACTGTGCCCTGGTACTGCCCTGTGTGAAGCTCCCTCACAAAAGGCAGAGTGGGAGCCTATGGGGTGCCCAGCACATCCAGTAGATTTCAAATTCACCTGAATATTCTCTATGTAAAACATTCAAAATGCAGTGGTAGTTCTTCCTTAATGGAGCCCCCTATTAGAAAAGATTCACTTTTTCTTCAATAAATCCACACCTCTAGATTATTCTTGGTGTGCATTGGGATTGAAATAAACCTCACAACACCATGGGGTAGGACAGAACAGCAAGTCTGCCCAGCTCCTGAAGGTTTACTTGTATACTCAACAAAAGattctttttattattgttattttgaAGACTTATTTTTGTGATTCAGTTTGATGACATTTTCTTACCTCTGGCAATCTCTCTTCTAGTAGAGAAGATGGGAAAACTGGGGGGAAATTGTTTTCATCAAGGACTTCCACCTTCACTTCCACTTCATTAAATATGGCAGCATTGGATGAGTCTGTTGCTCGTACCTTGAAATTTACTGGAAAATCTTCCAGTTTTAGATTCTTACTTGTTCTTACAACACcattggatggatggataaggAAATACCCTGTTCAAAAAAATCAACCAGAAATTATTCTGGTTATGATTCCATTAGTTGAAACTGAAGATATGAATCCTTCAGTGAAAATTGAATATTATTTATATGAATATTGTATGTTACAGTATTCTTCAAAGAACAAAATGCAATTCAATGTTTTTACAAGGTTGATAAGAATGTCAGATATATCCAGGGCTGTAattaacaaaaagaaacaattcaGAAGGTCAGATGGGAACCCAAAGGGAGAAAATTCACTATACCACTCTCCAGCCAGGTATTCACATTCCTCTGAAACAGTCAGAGATTATTTGCCCCTCTTTCAGTTAGAAACTTTTTATATTTCCTAACAAGTCCTGTTCTTAGTGAAGGTGAGGAATTTGCAACTACCTTCAAGAACACGACTTCAtacaaaacatttcagaaaactgAAGTACAAATTGGCTGTTTGATGATAGATTAAAATCAGCTCTATATTTAGCAATAAACCACATGTGACAAAGCACTGATGCACTTGACTGCATACAAACTCACTCTAGGCACTCACATTTGTTAGGAAAACATTGCtgagttatttttctttcctagaaGTTTTTGTGCTATTAGTTATTTTTCGTCCAGCCAGAGTAACTTTATGCCTGACCAGGTCCAGCCTGATCTTCCTgcagcagacacagcacagagctgatgATGCCAGCCCTGCACCACGTGCCTTGTGCTTCTCTGACAGAAATTCAGTGCCATGCCCACACCTGATCCACCCCAAAATGGTGCCCTGGCTTCATTGCCACCCAGGGGTAATGGTTCCACCCTGTGGAACCGAGGGAAGAGCACAAACCCAGAGAGAAGAAACCATCCCAACACTCAGTGTTCATGGCTGTGGAACTGAGGGAAGAGCACAAACCCGGAGAGAAGAAACCATCCCAACACTCAGGGCTCCTCCTGTTCTCCACATCCAGGGCTCACCCTTCTCATCTCCAGAGGTGATGCTGTAGTCCACAGGGAGCTTGTACAAGGCTCTGACCTCCACAACAAATGTGTCTggggggctctgctctgccagggggGCAGGGTGATAGGCTTCTTCCAGGAACAGTGGGAAGGACACATCCATGGGAGCAACCACGACTGACACCTGCAGAGAAAAGGACGTGGCCATGGGGGTGGTGTTTGCAGCTTTAGCAAAAACTTTCCTACTGAGGTGTAGGACAAGTCCAGGCTTCGGTCAGTGAGGAGAAAGAAGCCTGGGGttgctgcctgctgtgtttgATACTGCCCTGAAGGCAGCAAATACTGGTGGGAAACAGCAAAAACCTCCTCAGTTTAGGTTCACCTGGGTGCTTTGCTAAATGCAGAGCTCCAGTTCCTCACATCAGCACATTTCAAAGGACTTGAACTAAGCAGCTCTCAGAGAGATGCACTCATCTCCAGCCTTCCACTGGAGAGGGTGTAACCAGAGCAGGAGTTTGCACacacagtattttaaaactatTGTGTGATTGATTTATAGATTAAGAACAAAAGGTGAGAGGTGGTAAATAAAAAATGCCTACTgcttcacaaaaatattttatatctgtTGCCAGACAGCTGCTGTCTAATCATCTGAAGAATGATGGCTTGTAAGTCTACATTTTAAGGTTGTTGAAGATAATTTTCTACATCTTTATGCATATAGATTTctagttctttttttttaaattctgctgtGATATTTAGTGGCAAAAGTTCACCAGCAAGTTATAAGCActgtgtaaaaataatttttaaatcacATTTACATTTCTCACTCTTCAatctagaaattatttttcttacattAGGGGAAAATAAACAGGAACACTTTATTTGCCATCTCCTGTTAATTTATCGAATATTTCCATTACAACCTTTCTGGCTGTCCCACTCTGACCTTACACAGAAGTCTCTACAGCTCTAACTCTCCTCCCTCACAGCCTGGAGCTTCTGTCTGTCTTTTCTGAAATGGAATGATCACAACCATTTTGGGTAGTGTGCCAGCAATTGCTAGGGCAGCATAACTTGGTAACTGTTATATGTAgcctgaaacaaaaataaatcagacaTTTATGTCATTCATGTCAGAAATAAATCTCTGACATTCTGATTCCTGGTTTGCATCGTTTTGCCTGACTAATACCCCTCTCCTGGTGTGGCTGTGCTCAGTTTAGAATAAAGCAATCTGGGGAAGTAAAGAGAAGGCCAGGCAGAAATGTTGGTACCTTCACAGAGGCTGAAAGAGGCGGCAGCCCCGAATCCGTGGCGGTGACGTTCAAGGAGTAGTACAGGGGAACAGTTTGTGTGGATAAATCTCTTGTTAGCCTGAGCTCTCCTGTGCTACTGGAAAGACTGAAGAAGCCGCCTGAGTTTCCacctgaaaacagaaaaaggagtGTTGGAGATGTTCCCTGGAACCAGCAGAGACAAGTGACTGCAGTGCATGCCCAGGAGTGAGGAGGCACAGGTTGAAATCCTATACCTGGAGCAAGGCACCCCCCTCTGGTCCAACCTCCTGGCTAAAAACGTGGCCAGGAGGCAATTCAGCACAGGCTGTACAAGGCTTTGATCCATCAGGTGAGAATCTCCACGgacagcctctctgggcaacctcttccTTTAATTACTGATCTTCACAGAGGATTTTTTACACCTTCTATGCAGTCAGAACCCACCAGTTCAGTTTATGACCATTCTCTCTCATTCTGGTGTCATGCAGTTGCTTTAGCAGTGCCAAGTGTCCCAGTAATAAACAGCTCTAAGAGTTTTTCCTAACATACCTGAGATATTGTAGAAAATGCCTTCATCATAACCCTTGCCTTCATCTCTTGCATTGATGTCCACTACCAGTGTGCCAGCTGTAGAATTGTCTAGGAGGATCCTGTGATATGAGGGCTGGTCAAACACGGGTCCTTCTTCATTGACATCTTCCACAGTAACTGAGAAAGAATCATCACATTTGGTGAGTTTTACCTAAATGGTTACCAGTTGTGTTTTTTTCAGCAAGTATAAACCAACACAGCTCCTCTGAATGAGAATATATCCAGTCATACTGATCAAAAGTAGGGCTGGCCAAGAGCTAGGATACCAACTTCACAAaaatttttatgccttttttcctccaaaacaacattatatattttttttaagggaaaaaagccaGTAATCAAGCACTGGCAATCATTTTAACAAGACTAAAAATCACTGTCAACACTGTTTATCACCCTAGAAACTGCCCTTCTGTAtacaaccagaaaaaaacctgaattaTGTTTTTGGAAACATTTTCAATCAAAATGCCAATAGGttctcagaaaacagaaaaaaaattgtgactATATTGAAGGAAGTAATATCAGCTTGTGtgaaaaatcctcatttttgACATGGCAAactttatttagaaaaatttCATTTGGCTTGAGTGAAAAGATCACACTATCATTTTTGATAATTTACTCTAGCAGACTGCATTAATATTGGTTTATATCTCATAATTACACATGGTGAAATATTCCCTAGGGCTGTTAATGAAAGTTCATTTTCTGTGGTAAAGCAGAGCTACCTGTAATGTTTGCTGTGTCCTGGAGATGTGGCTCTCCAGGATTGAAAGCTTTCAGAATAAACTTGTACTGGGATTGACTTTCATAGTCCAGAGGCTGAAGGGTTGCAATATCTCCAGAAAGTTCTCCAACATGAAACGAAGCTGTCTCTCCAGTTATGGTGTAATGAATGATGGCATTGTACCCTATGTCTGCATCTGTGGCCACTGCACTCAAAAtctaaaagaaaaggaaaaaaagtcagcaaATAAAAGCAGAGCAAAGAGAGTGGCAAAACATGCCCACAAGCCTGGTATTGACCCACAGAATGTATACTGACTGAATCACTCATTAGTTGATTAGTTGCATTGCTGGAATTGTGGCAGAGCCTGTGGCAGAGCAGTTACAGACTGCCAGGTGTCCCCTCTCCCCTTGACTCCTGTAACCTTTAGGGCACATCTGCCAGGCAGAAATGGAGCCAGGAATGGATGCactgggagctgcccagggaagctgggatgccccatccctggaagtgttcagggccaggctggatggggctctgagcagcctggtctttGAGAAAggtggccctgcccatggctgaggggctggaacaagatgatctttaatggcccttccaacccaaaccatcccacaATTCTAAGACGGATAAGCTTAAGAACAAAGGGATGCTGGACAAATGCACAACACCTACAGCACCAAACATCTTTAAAACATGTTGCCCACAGATCCAATGAAAACTCAGTCTGTGCAGTGTGGAATCACTGCTGAGGATGAGAGGGAAAGGGGGAGCAGCTCTCACTCTTTTTCAGAGTTTTGGGAGCAATCAGTGGGGCAGGTACTCCTGTGTCATACAAACCAAACATGCTGTGTGATTCCACAGGCCCCACAAACTAAAAAATGGTGTTCACCAATGCACAGCCATGAGAGATTACTGCCCCTTCCAGTTGCCCAGACAGAAAACAAGTGCACTGTTTATTCTCAGTGCCTCTCACCACATGTGGAGGCTCATTCTCCCTCACAGTCACAGAGTAGGAATTTTGGGGGAGCACTGGTGGGTTGTCATTCACATCTTC
This window encodes:
- the LOC131080834 gene encoding cadherin EGF LAG seven-pass G-type receptor 3-like, which encodes MFGAILSAVATDADIGYNAIIHYTITGETASFHVGELSGDIATLQPLDYESQSQYKFILKAFNPGEPHLQDTANITVTVEDVNEEGPVFDQPSYHRILLDNSTAGTLVVDINARDEGKGYDEGIFYNISGGNSGGFFSLSSSTGELRLTRDLSTQTVPLYYSLNVTATDSGLPPLSASVKVSVVVAPMDVSFPLFLEEAYHPAPLAEQSPPDTFVVEVRALYKLPVDYSITSGDEKGYFLIHPSNGVVRTSKNLKLEDFPVNFKVRATDSSNAAIFNEVEVKVEVLDENNFPPVFPSSLLEERLPEHSPATQIVQLKAQDSDTGRNGFLTYGILNGQGLKFSINETTGILYSTAPFDYEEEPTEYQVVVYAEDDGIPEKKRGYCTVVIKITDINDWPPVFDPVPDFSVQENVPVGFIVGKITASDRDIGDNAFILYELTGEGENIFEIDAIQGIIKIKNSPDYETMNKYNLTVTAVNNKSAPFYQAAIHVRVAVMDVNDNAPVFAQSSYSAAMNMVNPVGAPVLTVSATDRDQGHNGLIEYYILPDADVSPFFLIEDLSEGKIITTGNLSRSGEMHLTVMAKDKGSPPLNGTAVVTLSVFDNRPFVPRFNQSEISIFVLENTGVDYFIYGFAVAETSGKPIDYTIVSGNERGHFRLDPESGELRTAVNLDYEEVSQYVVLIQANPRVSSAAEVQRSGLFADNAAMLAISVQDVNEQPAFPSPSYRARIPSAVPYKYPVTTVQATDPDSGDNGRLQYTLVGGQTNEFDIDENTGQIFTVSVAGKAGTFYLQVQAADQGTRRLTAQTTVNVTVDSSSSSNVVMLVLNQKISAVERKSVEVQRVLEEKLRWNVFVLNIYPKESDRNSRSSTDETHIDIIAFDEAHQEVPAEDVKRKLREQRAAIEQGLQQVFSAPVSAAVPEALAAAAAPERTAAIVLGVLLAATFIAFLAYVLLDLKRKRKYGKQDLVKKVDVMEGIDNPWADDKNGSLKSLEKPEHMNNWRTEVMSFDNLEGTRGDDAEKDEIQAPEKGNYLETVLLDYKGESEEHGAPEKAAESRNVEVQPTAKFTTQQDSFPTDTNQKPALSFLTPQPTLPAPEKELKGVKFSEVAVILDPEPGDDESEDDEPGDDESENDESGDDVSL